The DNA sequence GCTGAATAATACTTGTTATCCAACCCAACGAGGTTACAGGCCACGTCAGCAACTGCACATACATCACAAATTCGGCGATATTCCCAAAGGTTAATTGCCCCTTGAGCACTTCAGACCCACCAACAAAAATCGTCAGGATCGTACTTAAACCAATCAAACTTAAAATCAAGGGAAAGAACAATGCCTGAACACGCGTCAGCTTCAACGACCGGTCACGGTAAATTGTACTCTGCTTTTTCAGGTTGTTCAGTGAATCTTCCTCACGAGCAAATGACTTAATCACCCGAATACCCGAAAATGCTTCCTGCACAAAGGTCGATAAGTCGGACAAACTTTTCTGAATGCGTTCAGACCTCCGATTGATAATGTTATTCACAAAATAAATACTCAAGGAAAGTACAGGCAAGGGCAGTAGCGCATACAACGTCAGCTTGGCATTAATGCTGAACATGTACGGAATTAACATGATAAAAAGCACCAACATATTGAGCCCATACATAATCGCAGGACCGAGGTACATACGCACCTTGCTAACGTCTTCAGAAATTCGGGCCATCAGGTCCCCAGTATTATTTCTTCGATAGAATGTCGTTGGCAATGACTGATAGTGGGCATAAATTTCATTCTTGAGGTCAAATTCGATATGCCTTGACATCGCAATGATCGTCTGCCGAACCATGAACAAAAAGAAACCCCGCAAAAAGGCCATCACTAAAATACTGACACCATAGATGATCACCGAACTGTTGATCACTCCACCAAAAACTGCCGACTGATCAGGCATCCCAGCCATCATCCGATGCAGGGAAATATTATCCATTACCAAGTTAAGTGCATTCCTTACCAACTGCCCAGGAATGATCACAAAGAAGTTGGAAATCGCTACAAATAGCAATCCCAAAATGAGATAGTATTTATATTTAAAAAGGTATCTATTAAGGTATTTGAGGTCTTTCACTACGCCTGTTTTATTAATTAGCTATTTTCAGATACTTATTGAATTAACCGTAAATATACTTTAAGTTTACGGTTTGGGCATTGAAAAATCTTTAATTGCACAATTCCCTAACTACAAAGATAATTAAACTACAAATATTTGTCTTATGGCTGACGTAAAGGAAAAAAAAGCTATGACAGAATCGTCTATTTTTACCCGAGTACAAACAATGGGGCACGAGCAGATCGTCTTTTGCCATGATGAAGCAACAGGCCTGAAAGCCATCATTGGTGTTCACAACACCGTTTTGGGTCCTGCTTTGGGAGGTACCAGAATGTGGGACTATGCCTCCGAGGATGAAGCACTCGAAGATGTGTTGCGCCTTTCTCGTGGAATGACCTATAAAAATGCCCTTGCCGGCCTGAATATTGGTGGTGGGAAAGCAGTCATTATCGGCGATCCTAAGAAAGTCAAGAATGAAGCCTTGCTTCGCCGTTTCGGAAAATTTGTAAACAGCCTTGGAGGAAAATATGTAACTGCTGAAGATGTTAATATGGGAGATATTGACATGGAGTACATTTCCTATGAAACCAAACATGTTTGTGGATTGGCCCCAACGATGGGTGGCGCAGGCAACCCTTCACCTGTAACAGCCTACGGAACCTATGTTGGGATGAAGGCTGCAGCCAAACACACCTTTGGCTCTGACAGCCTCACGGGTAAGCGTGTGGCAGTACAAGGCGCTGGTAGCGTTGGCTCCACTTTAGTGGAATACCTCACCAAAGAGGGTGCGGTGGTCTATGTTTGCGACCTTTTCGAAGAGCGAGCGGCGCAGGTGGCAGCAGAAAATGGCGCACAGGTGGTTTCAATGGACGAAATCTATGACCTTGAAGTAGATATCTATTCGCCTTGTGCCTTGGGAGCAACAATTAACGATGACACCATTGATCGCCTGAAGTGTAAAGTAATCGCTGGAGCGGCGAACAATCAGCTGAAAGACGAAATCAAACACGGAAAAATCCTTGTGGACAAAGGCATTGTCTATGCCCCTGACTTCTTGATTAATGCAGGCGGGGTGATTCATGTTTGCCTGGATCACTTTACGGACTACAACCGTGACCGTGCCATGGCCATGACCGAACGTATTTATGATACCTGTCTGGAGATTTTAGAACAGGCTCAAGCGGAAAACATCACGCCTCAGGAAGCGGCG is a window from the Persicobacter psychrovividus genome containing:
- a CDS encoding ABC transporter ATP-binding protein, translated to MKDLKYLNRYLFKYKYYLILGLLFVAISNFFVIIPGQLVRNALNLVMDNISLHRMMAGMPDQSAVFGGVINSSVIIYGVSILVMAFLRGFFLFMVRQTIIAMSRHIEFDLKNEIYAHYQSLPTTFYRRNNTGDLMARISEDVSKVRMYLGPAIMYGLNMLVLFIMLIPYMFSINAKLTLYALLPLPVLSLSIYFVNNIINRRSERIQKSLSDLSTFVQEAFSGIRVIKSFAREEDSLNNLKKQSTIYRDRSLKLTRVQALFFPLILSLIGLSTILTIFVGGSEVLKGQLTFGNIAEFVMYVQLLTWPVTSLGWITSIIQRAAASQKRINEFLFTKNDILSEKQLETPVTGQLAFERVTFKYEDSGIVALKDISFNIESGESVAIIGGTGSGKSTLANLICRMFDVSEGAIKIDGQNIRDYKIPYIRRQIGYVPQDVFLFSDSIRNNIAFGSDDVSETAMLEASKQADLHENIINFEHGYDTVLGERGITLSGGQKQRVSIARAIVRNPKILILDDSLSAVDTKTENAILNALKGVMENKTSIIISHRISSAKLADKILVLNDGEIAEAGTHDQLMEKTGAYFDLYNKQLAGEETS
- a CDS encoding Glu/Leu/Phe/Val dehydrogenase dimerization domain-containing protein, whose product is MADVKEKKAMTESSIFTRVQTMGHEQIVFCHDEATGLKAIIGVHNTVLGPALGGTRMWDYASEDEALEDVLRLSRGMTYKNALAGLNIGGGKAVIIGDPKKVKNEALLRRFGKFVNSLGGKYVTAEDVNMGDIDMEYISYETKHVCGLAPTMGGAGNPSPVTAYGTYVGMKAAAKHTFGSDSLTGKRVAVQGAGSVGSTLVEYLTKEGAVVYVCDLFEERAAQVAAENGAQVVSMDEIYDLEVDIYSPCALGATINDDTIDRLKCKVIAGAANNQLKDEIKHGKILVDKGIVYAPDFLINAGGVIHVCLDHFTDYNRDRAMAMTERIYDTCLEILEQAQAENITPQEAAMKAAQKRIDQVARIKSTL